The window AAATAGAAATAGCACCGCCGGCAAGAACATCTGGCAGGTTTGGTTCATTAATTTCATTAAACCTGGCCGAAAGATCTAACTTTAATGTTAGTGTTTTGGTTACATTTAAATCAACATTCGATCTGATATTGTATCTTTTTAAATAATAGTTACTGTTAAAGTTTTCGTCTTTTTGGATCTCTTTTAAAATACCGTTTTGATTAAGGTTGCCCAATGCCACGAAATACTTTAAATTTTGTGTACCCCCAACGATATCAATATTATTGCTTTGCTGCAAAGCACTTTTGCGCATTACTTCATCGTACCATTTTACACTCGGATAGCGATATGGGTCATCGCCCAATTTAAAATGATTCAAGGCTTCGTCGGTAACCAGACCGGGATAGGTGAGGTTAGGATCTCTTCCTTCATTTACCTCTTGTTCTTTTAATAAGGTTAATGCGTTGTAAGAATCGAGCGGTTTTCTTCTTATAGTTGGCATTTGCAAACCAAAATCACTTCTAAACGTAATTTTCGGAGCAGAAAATGTACCTCTTCTTGTCGTAATCGCAATTACTCCATTAGCACCCTTAATACCGTATATAGCTGTTGAAGAGGCATCTTTTAAAATGGAAACCGTTTCGATTTCATTAGAACTTAACTGGCTTAACTGCTCGTAAGGATATTCTACATCATCGACAATGACCAAAGGTCTGTTAGAAGCACCCGTATAAGTACTTACCCCACGAATGTAAATATTAGCTGCATCGGCACCTGGCTGACCGCTGGTTTGCTGTTGGAATAAACCGGGTAGTCTACCTGCCAGTGCATTTTGAAAACTTGCGGTTGGGCTCTGCCTTAATTCTTTACCAGATACGGTACTGGTTGCCCCGGCATTGGTTATCTTCTTTTGTGGTGTAAAACCAACCACAACCACTTCATTTAAATTTGAATTATCTTCTTTTAAAACAATATTTAATGGTTGGTTGGTAATGGTAACCACTTTTTTAATGTAACCTATAGAACTTATAATTAACCTGGTACTGTTTGCGCCAACTTTTATGTTAAAAGCGCCACTGGTATTGGTGATTACGATGTTCTTCGGGTTTGCTTCTTCGGTAACTGTTGTGGCAATTAGTGTTGTACCCTTATCATCTACAACAACACCCCGTACAACTTTCGTTTGGGCATAAACTAAATTAGTTATCAGCACAAGCAATATTATATTCAGTATTTTTTTCATCTGTATATAGTTTCTTTTTTATCGGCGATGAAGCCATCATGATTTTATTTCATCTATACGATTCGAAAAAATCGTGATGGTTCCATTATTTTTTAATGATGCTCCTTACTAATTAGACCATCCTGGATTTTGAACCATTTTGTTATTGCTTAATATTTCGGCCTGTGGTATAGGGTACCAATACATTTTAGTATCGAAAACAGCATTGGCAGCATTGAAATAGCTGTAAGATAAGGCCGTTCCGTTTTTGATAATCTGCACACCTCTAACTGGTTTATTTAATTCAATTTCAGCAAGCTTCCACCTTCTCAAATCCCAGGTTCTATGCTCTTCAAAAGCAAATTCTATACGGCGCTCGTTTTGAATTATTTTACGCAATTCGTCTTTGCTCAGTGTGAGCGATAAGCCGTAAAGATTATTGCTACCTGGAAGAATACCTGCTCTTTTTCTAATTAAAACCAGGTTGTTAACGATATCTGCAACCGGGCCACCCGACTCATTTAAAGCTTCTGCGTGGTTTAATAAAATTTCGGCATACCTGAATAAGATTACATGGTGTGCCTGGTTGGTGTATGTGGTAGAAGTTTCAAATTTCCCCATGAATTTTCTGAGGTAATAACCGGTTCTGGTTTGCGTTCTGTTTCCTCCGGGCTTATCTTGTCCACCCTCAAATGTTTCAACTGGTCTGCTCAGCCAATTTTTGCCATTATGCATAATGGTTGCCGTTAACCTTGGATCTCTGTTTAGATAAGGGTTGTTCTGATCGTATGTCGATCCTGCATCAGAAATCGCCTTTCCATCAAGCATCAAAAACGCATCTACCAGGTTTTGCGACGGACTGGTTAATCCAACACCCTGTAAATATCCTATTGGCCCATTATTGATTTCGATATTTGTATTTAATGCGTTCTGTTTAATAAAAATAAACTCGGTATTTTTAGTGGCATTGAAATTGGCAATCCAATCGGTTACCAGGGTATAACCTAATGCTTTAACATCCGCAGCTGCCTGTGCGGCCAAAGTCCATTTCTGCGTATTATTTGTTGGATTGCTTAAAGGGCTGGCAGCATACAAAAGCACTCTCGATTTTAGTGCCATTGCAGCTCCTATATTCGCCCTGCCCCAATCTCCATCGGTAATGCCGTATGGCAACAGATCGTTTTTTATGGCGTCTAACTCAGCAACGATATAGGCATAACATTCATCCAGGGTATTTCTTGGCACATTTATATTGTCATTAATGGTATATACCTTATCGCCAATTAAAGGTACACCGCCCCAACGCTTAACCATTTCGAAGTAAAAATAGGCCCTCAAAAATCTTGCTTCAGCTTTAAATTGTGTTTTTAGCACCGCAGTAGTTGGTACTACATCAATTTTGCTTAAAAAAAGATTAGCTCTTCTTATGCCCAGATAATTCCTACTCCAAACATCATCAGGAAGTGTTGTAGATGATATTCTGCCGGTACGATAAAACTCGGCCTGTGTACCAATCCTCGAAGGCACCGCATCGTCTGTTCCGGCATCTAAAAAGCTGCCATCTATCCTGTTATACCAATCGGGTAACAAGAGATAGGTTCCGTTTAAAAATTGTTTTGCATAGTCGGCATTTTTATCAACCGGATCAAAAATTAAATCCCCTGTTATCCGGTCTAAAGGCTCTGCTTCGAATCTTTTCGAACAGCCAAAAGCAAATAACAAGCAGATTATAGCGAAGTATTTTTTATAATTATTCATAATCAAGATTTAAAACTGAATGTTAACACCAAAATTGAATATCCGCTGATTGGGCACATTTCCAATCAACACTTCCGGATCTACCCCATCTAAATTTGTCGAGGTTAACAGATTAAGTCCATTGGCAAATAACCTGACATTGGTAAGTCCGATTACTTTGATTAAGCTACCAGGCAAACTATAACCTACTTCTACATTCCTTAACCTTAGGTAGTTGCCATTTTTAACCCAAAAAGAAGATATTTGATTGTTATTTGGGTTAATCCCCACACTTAAACGTGGATATTGTGCCTGCAACGCCGTAGCTGGTGTCCATCTTTGTAAACTGCTTTCTAGCGCTTGTCCGTAGCCGGCACCCGCACCTGTAGATGCAAAATTGACGAAATTGTAATACACGTTTCTATTTGCAGTACCGTTTAAGGTAAACGAGAAATCAAATCCTTTGAAATTAAAGCCCCCTGTTACACCATAGTAAAAAACGGGTTTAGTACTGCCAATTGCAGTCATATCATAGGTATTAATGATACCGTCGTTATTTAAATCTTTATATTTTAAATCGCCGGGAACCGGAAGATAGCCATCAACCTTTGGGCCGTTGTTAATTTCGCTGGTATTATTATAAAAACCATCTGCTATGTAACCAAAGGTTTGCCCTACAGGTTGTCCGGTTCTATATTCGTAAGCATTTTTTCTAAAAGGCTCATCGTTAAATATTACCTTACTAGCATTCCAACTACCATTTGCAGAAATAAAATACTTAAAGCTGTTTATTTGATCCTGATATCCAACACCAAGCTCAACTCCCGAATATTGGTTTTTCCCAATATTTTCTTGCGGTAAAACAGCTCCTATTACAGCACTTGCATTTGTTCTCCTGATTTGCAACAAATCGTAGTAATTATTTTTATAATAATCTGCAGTAAACCATACTTTATCTTTTAGCAAGGAAACATCAATACCAACGTTAAGTTTCTTTGCTTTCTCCCAGGTAATATTTGG is drawn from Pedobacter sp. HDW13 and contains these coding sequences:
- a CDS encoding RagB/SusD family nutrient uptake outer membrane protein; the encoded protein is MNNYKKYFAIICLLFAFGCSKRFEAEPLDRITGDLIFDPVDKNADYAKQFLNGTYLLLPDWYNRIDGSFLDAGTDDAVPSRIGTQAEFYRTGRISSTTLPDDVWSRNYLGIRRANLFLSKIDVVPTTAVLKTQFKAEARFLRAYFYFEMVKRWGGVPLIGDKVYTINDNINVPRNTLDECYAYIVAELDAIKNDLLPYGITDGDWGRANIGAAMALKSRVLLYAASPLSNPTNNTQKWTLAAQAAADVKALGYTLVTDWIANFNATKNTEFIFIKQNALNTNIEINNGPIGYLQGVGLTSPSQNLVDAFLMLDGKAISDAGSTYDQNNPYLNRDPRLTATIMHNGKNWLSRPVETFEGGQDKPGGNRTQTRTGYYLRKFMGKFETSTTYTNQAHHVILFRYAEILLNHAEALNESGGPVADIVNNLVLIRKRAGILPGSNNLYGLSLTLSKDELRKIIQNERRIEFAFEEHRTWDLRRWKLAEIELNKPVRGVQIIKNGTALSYSYFNAANAVFDTKMYWYPIPQAEILSNNKMVQNPGWSN